Part of the Arachis hypogaea cultivar Tifrunner chromosome 6, arahy.Tifrunner.gnm2.J5K5, whole genome shotgun sequence genome, TCTCAGTCTCAACTTCCTCTCCATCATCGCGAGGCATAGTGAGTTGCGCCGAAAAAGAGCTTCGACTTGCCGACATTGTTCCTTTACTCCTGCGGCGAAGCCTTTCTTGCCCACCGTCCAGCCAGCTCGTGCCCCATGAGGATCTCCCACGCCGTTCTCTCCTTCTGGTGACACAAGCACATCTCTCTCCAGGCTCACCTGTTGTTCCCTTATAGTTCGAGAATCCTTATCCATATCCACTAGACCCGACCCAGATTGTGACCCTATGCAAGGTTCCTCACTTCTAGGGCTTGAAAAGACCAAGCCCAAGGAATCCACTTCAATAATATTGGATCCCTTTTTATTGTTTGGCCTAGGTCCAAACCCaggatgtttctttttttatccCCTTTGCCACACTTGACCAACCCATAAAACTTTTCTTCTTAACCCCATGTAACTGTGTTTTCTGAGTTTGCTTCATAATAACCCTCACAATCTGCAACCCTTTAATTCCCTCATAAATTGGTTGATATGTAACGACTTTTGCTGGATTTTGTTTTAAAGAGCCATTAATCCACTCATTCAAAATTACTTCTGAAATTACTAATCTTctgttctcttctccttcttccctcAACTTCTGCACCACCACTTTAGCCGCCTGGTCTTCGAACACCATTGGAGTTGATGCCCTTGGTCTCGTTGAACTCGGACAACTCTTAACTGTAAGCACATTACAAACCCACCCACGTTATACACTTATACACAATATTTTAAAGGTTTTTGTCAATTATTTGACCTCAGCTAAATTTTAAATCGATACGTGATTACTCACAATAACAAATAAAGTGCCATTACACTaagtttttttttgtcaatagATTGGACAGCCCCCATTTTTAGGTATTACTCACTCACGTACATCACACTCACACACACAATATAGGTTCTATCACATCCAGCTACAGTTGAAAATCGAATCTGGGATGTCGCTATATGAGGCCAACAAATAAGCCATCAGTACAAAGGCTCTGCTACCATTACACTAAGGTTTAAGTTAGAGTGTAAGTTACAAATAGAATTAAGGCTCGTTTTGCAACCTCTTGGGTTTAGACTCAACAAATATTGGCCCCAAATCGTGACACTCTCTTGGAGTTTAGCCCAGTATTAACATTAAAAGTAAAACTCAAACTTAATCTGTTATTGCAAAATGAAATCTCTTCACAAATCTAGACTCTTTTGCGAATAGAGGTATTGACGGATTAAGTTGGTCTAGATTTTGGAAATAATGagaaccaaatcaattaaaattttaattgattcaGATTGGTTCAATTCTGAGATTTTTTTGAGTGGATCCAAATCAAATCAAACCAAGTAAACCAAAGTTGGATTGGTTCGGATAATCAGATAtcttattgaaaataaaatttaaaaaaattaaaaaattggaaaaaatttacataaataatatgtaataaaataaaatgaagagTGATAAATTCTCAAAGTTATACTTAAATAAGTATCATAATTTGAGTTAGAAGGGAAtaaaattgtatatatattattatattttatttttttaattaatataaacctAATTGAAAATCAAGTGGTTCGGTTTTACAATATCAGAACCAATACTCAAACCAATTTAAGGTCAGGCATAATGGGGGTCCAATCCGAATGCATTGGATTATCAGTCGGGTAAAAAAGCAATATAGTCAAATTGGGTCAAGCCAATTTTGGTCGGATAACTGGATTACCCATGAAGACCACTATTTATCAGTCCCAATTGTTTATTGAGAAGTGGTTTTTTTGTGTTAACACAAGAAGGTATTGCAAAATGCTACCTATTATGTTACTATGTTAGTTTGCAACTTCTCTGACTTTTACGTAAACCTGAAaatatttacattttttatttaaataaaaaacctaTAAACCATCAATTCCCTTTACTGTAGTGAGGCTTGAAAAATCAACATTTCCCTTCGTGACAACATGAAGCTGAGTAGCTGACCTTTGTTTCACCTCATACCAAGTAAATTACATAGAAATATACTGATAAATAACCATCAGTTAAATAAATTACCATCACTTAAGGATGCCAGATTTGGATGCTGACTAGATAAATGGGTTGCCTCCTCATCAAATCAGCAAAGGAAATAATTATAATTCATATCAACAAGTGCTTGCCAATCCACTAAAAGCATTTTGGGAGAAGAAAAAACAACCACCTAATTCCATAACAAAAATGGGTATATCACAGATGAACAATCTTTTGGGTCAAGCGTAGGCAAGGGGCCAATCACCCTATGCACTTCCAAAGGGACTGCTCATATTCGaaactcattttttttttaattaaaattccaaGCAAATATGTGTTTTAAACGAATTACCAATGGAAATGGGAGAACAAAATTAATGCTATAAACTATACAGATTATCATATGACCAGAGAGTAGGCAGATTAGAGAGTCTCTCCTCCAATAGGAGACAAAAAGATTCACATGTATCTGCGAAACCAAGAATAGTTCACTCTTTTTGAGATGGCAACAAATTTACTAGATTAGAACATAGCAACATGCTAGTTAGTTTGATAGCCTACCAATCACAATCCAAACAAAAATGCTTTCTATAACTCCTACTATCTTCAACATCAATCTTTTATGAAACTCTTCCTGCTTATTTAACAGCTCTTATTAGTCAAATTTGACAGCTTTTCCATCTTGATGCTGCTTCAGTGGTTCAGCAGGGAAATATTTTATGCCAACTAGATCACCAACTTTGCTGATAACCTAAGAAAGGAGAACAATTCCAATAAGTTATAGCATAAAATACCCAATGCAACTAACATAGTTTTGCAAACTAAATATTGCAACAAGTAAAATGACAAGACACAAATATTGATCCTTGATATCAAATTCAGGAGGAGAAACCCTGGTAGAATATAAAAGAGTTTCATTTTCTTAGTTGTGGGAAACAGAGTAACAGCTACTGTTCAGAATCATAAGAAATAACCATCACATTTTACttgaatttcttttttaaagCATTAACAATCGAATGAAGGTAAAAATATGTACCTGCAAGGCTTTCACAAGGTCTTCCCTTGAATGAGAAGCAGATATGCATATGCGTGCTCTGGCAAGTAACAGTGGTGTTGCTGGAAACGCCACTGTCACAACAGCAACCTGAAACAGGACCATTTCCACAATTTCGGACATTATTTcttaaaaagaaaagcaaaacaaATTATTCGTGCCATGGATGCATGACATTGACAAGAAGCATAAATAGTTGCCAGTTGTTAGTCTTACATTGTGCTTGAGACACTCTCTAGAGAAGGCAGGGATTTTCGCAGGATTGTAAAGCATTATTGGCATCACAGGAGAATCATTATCTCCGAGAACTTCAAATCCCATCTTCTGCAGTTCTGACCTGAAAAAGTTGctattttctctaatttttgcaAGTTTCTGGGCACCTGTATGGCAAACAACTCTGCTTCAATATGAAGTGAGaagatgtatgtatgtatgtatatatctaGCACAGATGCAGTGCTAGCAAAAAGACAGGAAAAAAGCACAAATGCTAGCCAAACCTCTATTGGAACCATCCTCTCCAAGGATAACTCTTATGGACGATATTATTTGTTGTGCAGCTGGTGGCGAAACAGAAGTTGCATAAAGATGAGCAGGGCAAGTGTACTTCAAGTATTTTATAAGGTCCTGAATAGATCCAACAGACCAACATATTAAATTATGCACCAGCAAGGTTCAACAATTCTCAGATGCATTCCAGACAGAAAAACATGAAGCAACAATCCAAAATAAAGAACTTCCTAATGTGGACCAAAGGTGTTCTACAAGTAGATCAAATATCATAACTAGATGCAATACTAGATTATTTCAGCCACATGAAACAAAAATGCAAGTTCTCTCATCGGTTATGTACCATAAGTACTTCCATTATCttactatttattttttcatgCAAAGTGCACTGTTCCAACAAGGTCTGCAGTATCATATGCATTGTGCATTACAATGTGCTGCGCAACATTGAAGTGGAGAACAAGTGACACTAATACATTTAACATTTAACCCACAATAAGCTAACATACAATGCAAGCAGATTCACAAACATGAACTTCTTTCATACCTAAACATTATTAGTCTTAGTATCTAATTTATTCTGAAAACCATTGAGAATTCCCCTTCTCAGCTGGTAAAAGCAGAAAGAAAACATCTTTTCTTGATATAGATTATAAGAGATTCAGGCCTCTGGCCCAGTTAACTAACACGAGCAACAATAGCTATTAGTAAAGCACTCACTTGACTGATAGTAGACAAGGATAGCCAGCCTTCCCATTCAATGAAATCGGATGACGGAGAAGAAAGAGCACAAACATAGAATCTACCAATAATCAGGACTTACAATCGCTAGGTGGATATCACATCGTCCTTTGGATCTCTGGGACTGGGCTTTTAGTGCATAGGTTTTCCAATATGAAATCTTTCTAATAATTAAGGGGCTATTGAGATTATTTACCTAGTTGTAATATGCAACATACGTACATGCACACACTGTATACTAAACATGGGAAACATCAACCTAGTTGCCATTCCATCACCTCTTTGTACCTCACATAATGGCATATGTAGAATTGTTTAGCTATGCCAAACCAATTTGCATTACACACCAacgataaaacaaaataaatagtcAATATGGGGGAACAAATCAAAATCTCTTACAACAGATTTCTGTAGCTCACTTCCTGGTTGTTAATCACTGAATTCAGAgtcaagatattttttttaaaaaataaaaaataaaaagaacataccTCAGATCCTGCAATGTAACCTCCACATGATCCAAATGATTTGGTAAAGGTCCCCATCATGATGTCAATATCAGCAGTATCCACACCTAATAGCTCGCAAACCCCTCTTCCTGTTTTGCCCACTGCTCCAATGCTGTGTGCTTCATCCAAGTATGTGTAGGCCTAAACAACAGTTCGAGTATGCAGAAACGAATAAATGAAACTAAACCAAAGAATAAAACTTGATAACGTCAAGTAACACAACACCACCTTGGCAAATATCCACCAATGGTTATGGACACAATCCAAGATCACTCAGGTGAAACACTATCCTTTTATCAGTTTATAGGTGGAACAAGGGTTTATATAAACAATTACAATAGTTCACATGGAAAGGCTCCAGGATACATCATCTCTATATCTTTATATAATCATAATATGATAAGGATTCAAACTGTGTAATTTGTATATTAGATTTCAGTAACCAACCTTATATTTTTTGCATACAGCTATGATCTCTGGAAGCTTGCAGAGCTCTCCTTCCATACTGTATATTCCCTCCACAATGACAATTATCTTCTTCCAAGGCCTGTGAGTCCTTGGCTGTCCATCAGCAATTTGTTCTCTAAGTACTTCCTCAAGATGTGATGGAACTGCAGGCAAGACAGCcaagagaaagtaaatgaaaAATGCTGTGACCAGTGGAGACACCATAACATTAACTAAAGAACAGCAAAGAAACAAAAGGACAAAAAGAGGTAACTTGGTATCCAAGTGAAACACACTACATTTTCAAGATACATAACTAAACAGATCAGTAAGCTACAGTTtactctttccttttttctttttttcctgtcAGCAGAAACAATTTGTCAAATATGGAATTTTATTAACCTAAATATATATTGTCAAATAGTAATTATATAACACAGAATAGTAGCCAACATCATCTCTTACCAAATACCTGACACTAAGACCTGTGttgttaaaaaacaaaaaagagagacTCTAACAGTATAGATTAATTTTTTTGCCCCCTAAGAAAAAGTTTATGAATGGTTTAATTGAGAACCTGAAAACCTAAATTCTCAATGACAAATTCATCTTTTATATTATAGTATGCAGCAAAGATACTCACTGTTGTGTTGAAAAACACGAATGGTTGCTCCGGACCCTCGTGCACCATTAACAATTGAATTGTGGTTCAACGAATCACTGATAATCAAACATCCCTGTAAAGTATAGATATACcaacaaatgatcatgcaactacaATTAGAATCTCTCACCAAGGCAGAATCACTAGATATTTGTAACAGACCTTTCCCATCAGCACTGGAAGAATAGCAGAGTTTGTCACATAGCCCATACCAAAAACTATAGCAGCTGGCTTTCGAACAAAGCTTGCAACATATTTCTCCAATTCATTGTGAAGTACAGTTGTGCCTATTGTAGAAGCCACAAGGAGCATCCATAAATGAACatagaaaatttaatttaataggtAATACACAAAATGATATACTTAACCTCCATCTACACGGCTGCTGCAAGTGCTCGGTGAATACTTCTTCAATGTCTCAATAACTCGAGGTGTGCAGTATTCATCTGCGGCAGCAAAACCAAGATAATTGTATGATCCCAAGTTGAGACATCTACTTACTTTTGTAGTCCGTCTGCTCAGGAGAAACAGGAGCCACATAAATTACTCAAGCAATAACTCTATAATTAGAGACTTGCACAAGGAAAATTCGAATATTTCAAGAACCCCCAAAATCCCGGAAAATATAATCACAGGCCAGAAAACTAAACTAAGGAGTTATACTTCAGTGTCTTGTTATTGTCATTCGAGTAGCGTTCAACTACATCAAACCAAGCATCAGGGGCACTTGATATTGGTCTTCCGAAGCAGTCCTGCAAAAAGAGAAATGCAGGAATATCTACTtaatattttaattgaaaaaaaagatcGGATGTTAAAGTCATGTTTGATTAATGGTAATGATTAAAATGTTGTCTCAATGAGGCTATACATTTATACTAGTAGCTAGCTACCTTGGACACAAAGTAAACTAATTCAAGCACACGTAAAGAAGAGGACAAAGATTCACTTTGAAGGAGTGGGGACACATGCTACCCCTTTACCAATATTAGTAGGCAATAGGCTTTTGTCATTTATAACATTCTAGTTTTATTTTTGCCCAAATATAACGGATCGGTGAGTGAGATAAGTTAACCCATGTCATTGCATCTTTATCTTATCATTATGTATCTGAATTTCAATGCATGAATACAATAATTCATTGAATTGCCTAAAATTCTGGATCCACGTCTAGAATCGATTAGGCACACAAACAAAAAGATAAGTTTCTGTAAATTAGAGTCTTCTGAATAATAATAACTGTTGAATTTCATTTCAAGTTTAATGAGAAATGGAACGAAGAGAATGGAACCTGAATACGGAGGTACAAACGGCGGATATAGAAATCCTCGAGGCCTAAGCAGATCGGAGCGTAACCTTGAAGGGTGTTAGCTTTGGACCAATCAATGAGTTTGCGGAAGAAATCTCTGAATTGACCGAAAGCGAAGAGAAGGCCATAGCTGAAGTATGTGGTTAGAGCGGTCAGGTACGGAATCGCTAtcatctttctttctttatcAAAATTCCAATCCTATCAGATCTATCAGTGTGTATCTCTGAagggagagaaggaagaagaagaagaagaataaggtgAGAGAGGAAGGAAGGATCTGTTTTTTCGTTTGTGTGtagtatgaatgaatgaatgaatgaatgaaaagtgACAAATGGAAAAATCAAATCCAAACCAGCTCTCGCTCCCCAGCTTGTTTAGTTGTCTTTCGcggatttcttttctttttttattttttctagcaACTCCATTTGACCGGTTAATTTCAGTGGAAGATAAATAAAGTAATAAACAACTTGGTTTTTCatctaaataaaaaagattttcatattttcaaatttaagTGCAGGAAACTTTCAAAATAACCTTCGGTTTTTTAATATGCTGATTAAAGTATTATCCATTTTTTATAATGAAAAATGTTTAAAacgtaataaaaaataaaaaatatttgggtAAAAAAATTTTTcggtctttatttttttaatttaga contains:
- the LOC112697129 gene encoding long chain base biosynthesis protein 2a; this translates as MIAIPYLTALTTYFSYGLLFAFGQFRDFFRKLIDWSKANTLQGYAPICLGLEDFYIRRLYLRIQDCFGRPISSAPDAWFDVVERYSNDNNKTLKRTTKVSRCLNLGSYNYLGFAAADEYCTPRVIETLKKYSPSTCSSRVDGGTTVLHNELEKYVASFVRKPAAIVFGMGYVTNSAILPVLMGKGCLIISDSLNHNSIVNGARGSGATIRVFQHNIPSHLEEVLREQIADGQPRTHRPWKKIIVIVEGIYSMEGELCKLPEIIAVCKKYKAYTYLDEAHSIGAVGKTGRGVCELLGVDTADIDIMMGTFTKSFGSCGGYIAGSEDLIKYLKYTCPAHLYATSVSPPAAQQIISSIRVILGEDGSNRGAQKLAKIRENSNFFRSELQKMGFEVLGDNDSPVMPIMLYNPAKIPAFSRECLKHNVAVVTVAFPATPLLLARARICISASHSREDLVKALQVISKVGDLVGIKYFPAEPLKQHQDGKAVKFD